In Methylomonas sp. ZR1, one DNA window encodes the following:
- a CDS encoding type III pantothenate kinase, with protein sequence MILLVDIGNSRLKWTQAEAGVLKPTMFMDYRQADFPERLREFWLSIPAPKQVAMASVSENALTVLLGDMARGLWPGVELIMPQSSQTAFNVKNAYTEPEKLGVDRWLALQAAHRYYPGDTCVVDCGTAITIDFIESGGRHLGGLISPGLLLMKKSLANNTAALPFSEDQAETSLAVVTAAAINNGTLLAAAGLVEAALVRQPKAYQLVLSGGDGEMLARHLAVPSIVDGDLVFKGLLNYCQNDKAL encoded by the coding sequence ATGATTTTACTGGTCGATATTGGCAACTCACGTCTGAAATGGACCCAGGCAGAGGCCGGTGTGCTGAAACCGACGATGTTTATGGATTATCGCCAAGCGGATTTTCCGGAACGTTTGCGTGAGTTTTGGCTGAGTATCCCCGCACCCAAGCAAGTGGCTATGGCGTCGGTATCGGAAAATGCTCTGACCGTTTTATTGGGCGACATGGCGCGGGGACTATGGCCCGGTGTAGAGCTGATCATGCCGCAGTCTTCGCAAACAGCTTTTAACGTCAAAAATGCATACACTGAGCCGGAGAAGTTGGGGGTGGACCGCTGGTTGGCATTGCAAGCGGCACATCGTTATTATCCTGGAGATACCTGTGTTGTCGATTGTGGCACCGCCATCACAATAGATTTCATCGAGAGCGGTGGCAGGCATCTGGGCGGCTTAATCAGTCCGGGGTTGTTGCTGATGAAAAAATCCTTGGCAAACAATACCGCTGCGCTGCCGTTTAGCGAAGACCAGGCAGAGACAAGTTTGGCGGTTGTCACGGCGGCGGCTATCAATAACGGTACCTTGTTAGCCGCGGCTGGTCTGGTAGAGGCGGCCTTGGTGCGTCAGCCCAAAGCCTATCAGTTAGTGTTGAGTGGTGGCGATGGGGAGATGTTAGCTCGGCATCTGGCCGTTCCAAGTATTGTAGACGGCGATTTGGTCTTTAAAGGCTTGCTCAATTATTGCCAAAACGACAAAGCCTTATGA